Proteins found in one Paenibacillus borealis genomic segment:
- a CDS encoding Crp/Fnr family transcriptional regulator encodes MKEHSCQHAAEPCTRKVPIFAALTDDDLTRISAMIKHRKYTKGQPLILEGAPSDTLHIIQQGHVKLSKMTPEGKEQILHILTNGDFFGELSIFNSDERSNFNAYALKDTNICMLTRKDMEQLMTDNPDISLRLLKSLTKRLAHTENLAQSLATKDPEIRIACMIMELSDKYGKRHGSRIHIDLPLSREELASYVGVTRETISRKFSRFEDSGLIKLIGNKQMVLMDPAGVERYMGS; translated from the coding sequence ATGAAAGAGCACTCCTGCCAGCACGCCGCAGAACCTTGTACACGCAAGGTACCGATTTTTGCTGCATTGACGGACGATGATCTCACCAGAATTAGTGCTATGATAAAGCACCGCAAGTATACCAAAGGTCAGCCGTTAATTCTCGAGGGGGCGCCTTCAGATACGCTGCACATTATTCAACAGGGGCATGTGAAGCTATCCAAAATGACTCCTGAAGGCAAGGAACAAATCTTGCACATCCTGACGAATGGGGATTTCTTCGGGGAGCTTAGTATTTTTAACAGTGATGAGCGAAGTAACTTTAACGCATATGCACTGAAAGACACTAATATTTGTATGCTGACCCGGAAGGATATGGAGCAGTTAATGACTGATAATCCGGATATCTCTCTCCGGCTGCTGAAAAGTCTAACCAAAAGACTCGCCCACACGGAGAATCTGGCGCAGAGCCTGGCAACCAAAGACCCGGAGATCCGGATTGCCTGCATGATCATGGAACTCAGTGACAAATACGGTAAAAGGCATGGCAGCCGTATTCATATCGACCTTCCGCTATCCCGTGAGGAACTCGCTAGTTATGTCGGAGTAACACGAGAGACCATCAGCAGGAAGTTCTCCAGGTTTGAAGATTCAGGTCTTATCAAGCTGATTGGAAACAAGCAGATGGTGCTCATGGATCCGGCCGGTGTGGAGAGATATATGGGAAGTTGA
- a CDS encoding ketopantoate reductase family protein, which translates to MNTQPDRILIVGAGVIGSVYALQFARSGLDVTLLARGKRLETLQKEGLRYHENGATQQIPVKTIAELADDDIYDFIFVAVRYDQAESALKAIKDNGSETMITLTNTIGYDSWLDIAGTRLLPGFPGAGGDLREGVLYARFGTEPAQGTIFGEISGQTTERVHRLAGLLEQAGLNHIIEPDIKAFHISHAALAAVNKHFYTDDGMGMVDLETARSDSTLSKLAADIKRNIQLVEQSGIRVIPPETKQMAELPEEEIIARYRQMLSNDFIIDVKLGNQAVSRRAEIMLLDKAFGDGQLLQQTTS; encoded by the coding sequence TTGAATACACAACCAGACAGAATACTGATAGTTGGCGCCGGAGTGATTGGCAGTGTGTACGCACTCCAATTTGCCCGGTCAGGCCTGGACGTTACATTGCTGGCCCGGGGCAAGCGGCTGGAGACTCTTCAGAAGGAGGGTCTGCGATATCATGAGAATGGCGCAACACAGCAGATCCCGGTGAAGACGATTGCGGAGCTGGCTGACGATGACATCTATGATTTCATCTTCGTTGCGGTACGTTATGATCAGGCGGAGTCTGCCCTTAAGGCGATTAAGGATAACGGAAGCGAAACCATGATTACGTTGACTAACACGATTGGTTATGACTCCTGGCTTGATATCGCAGGTACGCGGCTGCTTCCAGGCTTCCCGGGTGCAGGCGGAGACCTCAGAGAGGGAGTGCTCTACGCCCGGTTTGGAACGGAGCCAGCGCAAGGGACTATATTTGGTGAAATCAGCGGGCAGACGACCGAAAGAGTACATCGTCTTGCCGGACTACTTGAGCAAGCAGGTCTAAATCATATAATCGAACCGGATATTAAGGCCTTTCATATCTCCCATGCAGCCTTGGCAGCAGTCAATAAGCACTTCTATACAGATGACGGTATGGGTATGGTGGATCTGGAGACGGCCAGAAGTGACAGTACGCTAAGCAAGCTTGCTGCTGATATTAAACGCAATATCCAACTGGTTGAGCAGTCTGGAATTAGAGTCATCCCGCCGGAAACGAAGCAGATGGCTGAATTGCCGGAAGAGGAGATTATCGCCCGGTACCGGCAGATGCTGAGCAACGACTTCATCATTGATGTTAAGCTTGGAAATCAGGCTGTCAGCAGAAGAGCGGAGATCATGTTACTGGACAAAGCGTTTGGGGATGGACAATTGTTGCAGCAAACTACATCCTAA
- a CDS encoding TetR/AcrR family transcriptional regulator, whose product MVNQIDPRVVRTGQLIREAFRELLRQKGFDDITIKDIAERATINRATFYTHYEDKYALLDEIIEQAFRKMIPGPVEHALKFTDEICNELILMTYRYILDFYEICRMDSKSIATLVDEKIKRLLQQIIERIFVKGDYPHSADPNQTTILAAMTGSAIYSAAYQWFKAGERERKDLLVDMVRPYVMNGLGLS is encoded by the coding sequence ATGGTAAACCAGATAGATCCAAGGGTTGTGCGCACAGGGCAGCTGATCAGGGAGGCCTTCCGGGAATTGCTGAGGCAAAAGGGCTTCGATGACATTACTATTAAAGATATCGCAGAGAGAGCTACCATTAACCGCGCAACATTTTATACCCATTACGAAGATAAATATGCGTTGCTGGATGAAATCATCGAACAGGCTTTCCGCAAGATGATTCCCGGACCCGTGGAGCATGCGCTGAAGTTCACGGATGAAATATGTAACGAGCTGATCCTGATGACTTACCGGTACATCTTAGATTTTTATGAAATATGCCGGATGGATTCCAAATCGATTGCTACGCTGGTGGATGAGAAGATCAAACGGCTGCTGCAGCAAATCATTGAGCGCATTTTTGTAAAAGGTGATTATCCTCATTCCGCAGACCCCAATCAGACAACAATCCTTGCGGCCATGACCGGTTCAGCGATCTATAGCGCAGCGTATCAATGGTTTAAAGCCGGGGAGAGGGAACGTAAGGATTTGCTTGTAGACATGGTACGTCCTTATGTGATGAACGGTTTGGGATTATCATAA
- a CDS encoding alpha/beta hydrolase family protein, translating into MHIFREVRVLKDEDRPVTFQEEGSTRTLVISIYYRAFPDQSDMNDLGMKYSELFQPCEQRAMGILKDIGMNMELLDSCITHVRPSKFPQKLSGTCPVIIYSPALGLDRDMYMYNIEELVKQGSVVITISASHEAMFTILPTGEFVEQSEAMRLIGSTNYPALHHLVSIRKKDIQFLLDYLPALNATDDTFIGCLELDKIIVAGHSLGGIASLEIALQDDRIQACILLDPSMHLFREENMKGGNRPLTLLLQQEASNLEQLIPKLGEELTDKFIEGQERVSRTLAGIGEFIKVHNASHMTFSDLPLFEEDLVLANTTRKTHNIINNAIIRFLEYGGMA; encoded by the coding sequence ATGCATATTTTCCGGGAAGTAAGGGTATTGAAAGACGAGGACAGGCCAGTTACATTTCAGGAAGAAGGCTCAACAAGAACATTGGTAATAAGCATATATTATCGTGCATTTCCTGATCAGTCCGATATGAACGATCTCGGGATGAAATACAGCGAATTGTTTCAGCCTTGCGAACAGAGGGCTATGGGGATTCTTAAGGATATAGGAATGAATATGGAGCTGCTTGATTCCTGTATAACCCATGTGCGGCCATCCAAATTCCCGCAGAAATTGAGCGGGACCTGTCCGGTCATCATCTATTCTCCCGCTCTGGGATTAGACAGGGATATGTATATGTACAATATAGAAGAATTGGTCAAGCAAGGTTCGGTTGTCATTACAATTAGTGCGTCCCATGAAGCAATGTTCACTATTCTCCCGACAGGAGAATTTGTGGAGCAATCCGAAGCAATGAGACTAATAGGTTCAACTAATTACCCGGCCTTACATCATTTGGTTTCGATAAGAAAAAAGGACATTCAATTTCTGCTGGACTATCTCCCGGCTCTGAATGCAACAGATGATACGTTTATAGGATGCCTTGAACTTGATAAAATCATAGTTGCCGGCCATTCATTAGGCGGTATTGCTTCATTAGAAATAGCACTGCAGGATGACCGGATACAAGCATGTATTCTATTAGATCCCAGCATGCATTTATTCAGAGAAGAAAATATGAAGGGTGGAAATAGACCTCTAACGCTCTTGTTACAACAAGAAGCATCGAATCTTGAACAACTCATCCCTAAATTGGGAGAAGAGCTTACAGACAAATTTATTGAAGGCCAAGAACGCGTATCCCGAACATTAGCTGGAATTGGCGAGTTCATCAAAGTACATAATGCTTCACATATGACTTTTAGTGATTTACCTCTGTTCGAAGAAGATTTAGTGCTGGCAAATACAACCCGTAAGACACACAATATCATAAACAATGCCATAATCCGTTTCCTGGAATATGGAGGAATGGCCTAA
- a CDS encoding NUDIX hydrolase, with the protein MQYHTKVLAYIIYNDKLLVFRHRDYSEAGVQVPAGTVESGESIESALFREILEESGITKDELRLVKHLKTYLYYAEYKQQYHERHVYQLELIQERPAHWVHTIEASGEDSGLTFDYFWIPVREAELAGGQGDCLELCC; encoded by the coding sequence ATGCAGTATCACACCAAAGTACTGGCCTACATTATATATAACGATAAGCTGCTCGTGTTCAGGCACAGGGATTACTCCGAAGCTGGTGTTCAAGTTCCTGCCGGAACTGTAGAATCGGGCGAGAGTATAGAATCGGCATTATTCCGGGAAATACTGGAGGAATCAGGAATTACGAAGGATGAGCTGCGGTTAGTCAAGCATTTGAAGACTTATCTGTACTACGCGGAGTATAAACAACAATATCATGAAAGACATGTATATCAGTTAGAGTTAATCCAAGAGCGTCCGGCTCACTGGGTACATACTATAGAAGCATCCGGAGAAGACTCGGGTCTGACCTTTGACTATTTCTGGATCCCGGTACGTGAAGCTGAACTTGCTGGCGGGCAAGGAGATTGTTTAGAATTATGCTGTTAG
- a CDS encoding glycerophosphodiester phosphodiesterase family protein, which translates to MKKIVSHKAYFIAMHVLIFILLLITLYTSFPSVQVIVKEIIDPAQKVYTIAHRGASGYAPENTMPAFELAREMDSDSIELDIHLTKDQIPVVIHDDTVNRTTNSKGYVKNMTLEQIKQLDAGSWFNKAYPMFAREIYAGTTIPTLDEVFETFGKDINYVLEIKESTPKINIEVLLNEYIKKYNLEKVVAIHSFSAASLRKFHSINPDIPLYQLVWNDYTAVRVTEAYLADVKSYAVGISPNFQGISASYVAQIKRAGLKVMPYTINYQLNMDKAYSWGVDGVYTNFPDRFHEVIETNRKNANW; encoded by the coding sequence ATGAAGAAGATTGTCAGCCATAAAGCTTATTTTATCGCAATGCATGTGCTTATATTTATTCTCTTGCTTATAACACTGTACACTTCTTTCCCCTCCGTCCAGGTTATAGTGAAAGAAATTATCGATCCTGCGCAAAAAGTATATACGATTGCCCACCGTGGTGCGTCCGGATATGCTCCTGAGAACACAATGCCGGCCTTCGAGCTGGCACGTGAAATGGATTCCGACTCGATTGAGCTCGATATCCACCTCACCAAGGATCAGATTCCTGTCGTCATCCATGATGATACGGTCAACCGCACGACCAATAGCAAAGGGTATGTAAAGAACATGACTCTGGAGCAGATCAAACAGCTGGATGCCGGGTCGTGGTTCAATAAGGCGTATCCGATGTTTGCCAGAGAAATATATGCAGGGACCACCATTCCTACCCTCGATGAGGTATTCGAAACCTTCGGCAAGGATATCAACTATGTCCTTGAAATCAAGGAGTCTACACCCAAGATTAATATTGAAGTCTTATTGAACGAATACATTAAGAAATATAATCTGGAAAAAGTGGTGGCTATCCATTCATTCAGCGCTGCCAGTCTGCGGAAGTTCCATTCCATCAACCCGGATATTCCGTTGTACCAGCTTGTATGGAATGATTATACCGCGGTGAGAGTTACCGAAGCTTATCTGGCGGACGTCAAGTCCTATGCGGTCGGCATCAGCCCGAATTTCCAGGGAATCAGCGCATCTTATGTGGCACAGATAAAGCGGGCGGGACTTAAGGTCATGCCCTATACCATTAATTATCAGCTCAATATGGATAAAGCCTATTCTTGGGGTGTGGATGGAGTGTATACCAATTTCCCAGACCGTTTCCATGAAGTCATTGAGACGAACAGGAAAAACGCCAATTGGTAA
- a CDS encoding serine hydrolase domain-containing protein, which yields MLDSNTTNLLKKTLRASIGNQEIAGANLMVIKDGRELFYHEDGLADVEAGRPIARDSIFRLYSMTKPVTSASVMLLLERGEIDLFDPVSRYIPGFKNQLVEKNGELVPVSREVVIHDLLNMTSGLVYGGGTDKAALHTEALFQELDSRLHGDNRMSTMEFATRLGEGPLSFEPGSFWQYGTSADVLGAVVEAVSGMRYGEFLEKEIFSPLQMQDTGFWLPEDKRNRLAKVYQDDGEGGLKLYAESHLGIYHHMDREPAYESGGAGLVSTIDDAAKFTTMLMNQGSLNGVQLLKPRTVQYMTTAVLSDCQQKGFDTWHSLQGYSYGNQMRILKDTGKAGVIGGQGEYGWDGWLGAYFTNSPQDGLTFLFMIQKRDAGTLPVTRKLRNIVFSSL from the coding sequence ATGCTGGATTCAAACACAACCAACCTATTGAAAAAAACATTAAGAGCAAGTATCGGTAACCAGGAAATCGCCGGTGCGAACCTGATGGTCATTAAGGATGGCCGCGAGCTGTTCTATCACGAAGACGGCTTAGCCGATGTCGAAGCGGGACGGCCTATCGCCCGGGATTCGATCTTCCGTTTATACTCCATGACGAAACCGGTTACATCGGCCTCAGTCATGCTGCTGCTTGAGCGCGGAGAGATCGATTTGTTCGATCCGGTAAGCCGCTATATTCCAGGGTTCAAGAACCAGCTGGTCGAAAAGAACGGTGAACTGGTACCTGTCAGCCGGGAGGTTGTCATTCATGATCTGCTGAATATGACCTCGGGACTGGTATATGGAGGAGGAACTGACAAGGCCGCTCTGCATACGGAGGCTTTGTTCCAGGAGCTGGACAGCCGCTTGCACGGCGATAACCGGATGAGCACCATGGAATTCGCCACCCGTCTGGGTGAAGGCCCGCTTTCGTTCGAGCCGGGATCGTTCTGGCAGTACGGGACATCAGCGGATGTACTGGGAGCCGTTGTGGAAGCGGTTAGCGGGATGCGGTACGGGGAGTTTTTGGAGAAGGAAATATTCAGCCCGCTGCAAATGCAGGATACCGGCTTCTGGCTGCCTGAAGACAAAAGAAACCGCCTGGCGAAAGTATACCAGGATGACGGCGAAGGCGGACTGAAGCTGTATGCGGAGAGCCATCTGGGCATCTACCACCATATGGACCGGGAACCGGCATACGAGTCCGGCGGAGCGGGACTTGTCTCCACGATTGACGATGCTGCCAAATTCACCACCATGCTGATGAACCAGGGCAGCTTGAACGGCGTTCAGCTGCTCAAGCCAAGAACGGTTCAGTATATGACCACAGCTGTTCTAAGCGATTGTCAGCAAAAAGGCTTCGACACCTGGCATTCCCTGCAGGGATATAGCTATGGCAACCAGATGCGCATCCTGAAAGACACCGGAAAAGCCGGAGTGATCGGCGGCCAGGGTGAATACGGCTGGGACGGATGGCTTGGGGCTTACTTCACCAATAGTCCGCAAGACGGCCTAACCTTCCTGTTCATGATCCAGAAAAGAGATGCCGGCACTCTGCCTGTTACACGCAAGCTGCGTAATATTGTGTTCAGTTCCTTGTAA
- a CDS encoding helix-turn-helix transcriptional regulator: MKKVERVNVIMRYINNRARFTITEIMQEFNISRSTAIRDIREIEALGMPLVAEVGRDGGYSVMHNSVLPVVRFTDNEVKALFIAFMATRNGQLPYLKSRQSLTEKLLGLISENQQEDLVLLNQILLFEGTNPSNPDLLDLSDLPHPMLEKLIQTLLVDRYLLITSEEAKNIQAYPVYLLRLYREKSLWLIEGFDLNEERKRIIPVDQLTSVTPYPDKKRISQKKIMEILSKQEEESNLVLELGPKAIAQFKKYHPLKVSLSYTNPYQTTAILRTYIHVNMPEELTEMINWLLFLGGDIRVKKAPEEIWKGLKERLRMLCL; this comes from the coding sequence ATGAAAAAAGTTGAACGGGTTAATGTCATCATGCGGTATATCAACAACCGGGCCCGCTTTACCATTACGGAAATCATGCAGGAATTTAACATCTCCCGCTCGACTGCGATCCGGGATATCCGGGAAATCGAGGCCTTGGGAATGCCGCTTGTCGCTGAAGTTGGACGGGATGGCGGGTATTCGGTCATGCATAATTCTGTCCTTCCAGTGGTCCGCTTTACAGATAATGAGGTCAAAGCTCTGTTCATTGCCTTCATGGCCACAAGAAACGGGCAGCTCCCTTATCTCAAGAGCCGTCAGTCTCTGACAGAGAAATTACTGGGCCTCATCTCGGAGAACCAGCAGGAGGACCTGGTCCTTCTGAATCAAATCCTGCTGTTTGAAGGGACTAACCCCAGCAATCCTGACTTGCTTGATTTGTCTGACCTCCCCCACCCCATGCTTGAAAAACTGATCCAGACCCTGCTGGTGGACCGCTATTTGCTGATCACCAGTGAAGAAGCGAAGAACATCCAAGCTTATCCCGTTTATCTCTTACGCCTCTATCGGGAGAAAAGCCTGTGGCTGATCGAGGGCTTTGACTTAAATGAAGAAAGGAAGCGGATAATTCCTGTGGACCAGCTCACGAGTGTTACCCCCTACCCGGACAAAAAGCGAATTAGCCAGAAGAAGATAATGGAAATACTAAGCAAACAGGAAGAAGAAAGCAACCTCGTCCTTGAGCTCGGCCCTAAGGCGATTGCCCAATTCAAGAAATATCATCCGTTGAAGGTATCCCTATCTTATACGAATCCTTACCAGACTACAGCTATTCTACGGACGTATATCCATGTGAATATGCCCGAAGAACTGACGGAAATGATCAATTGGCTGCTTTTTCTCGGCGGGGATATCAGAGTTAAGAAGGCGCCGGAAGAAATTTGGAAAGGGTTAAAAGAGAGACTGCGTATGTTATGCCTATAA
- a CDS encoding GyrI-like domain-containing protein, whose product MANYTLEEKDSFIVIGLGTELKSDYTDYAGINKEKSDFWQAVSEDGRLDRLKAMAANDYIFAVSEAVNSKMMYYAGVMTEAAAPEEARVIQFPKGKYLVVRGEAATADELNNKLAGVAFGQALPEAKDFAYVGGPNTSVEMGQQDGQVVGEMWIPVVSK is encoded by the coding sequence ATGGCAAATTACACATTAGAGGAAAAAGACAGCTTCATCGTTATCGGTTTGGGCACAGAGCTTAAGAGCGATTACACGGATTATGCCGGTATTAACAAAGAAAAGTCAGACTTCTGGCAAGCTGTCAGCGAAGATGGTAGGCTCGACAGGTTGAAGGCGATGGCTGCCAACGACTATATCTTTGCCGTGAGTGAAGCGGTAAACAGCAAAATGATGTATTATGCGGGTGTCATGACCGAAGCAGCTGCGCCGGAAGAGGCTAGAGTCATCCAGTTTCCTAAGGGGAAATACCTGGTGGTTAGAGGGGAAGCGGCAACGGCTGATGAACTGAATAATAAGCTTGCCGGAGTTGCTTTTGGTCAAGCCCTGCCGGAAGCGAAGGATTTCGCCTATGTGGGCGGACCCAATACATCGGTTGAGATGGGGCAGCAGGACGGACAGGTCGTAGGTGAAATGTGGATTCCTGTTGTAAGTAAATAA
- a CDS encoding pyridoxamine 5'-phosphate oxidase family protein has product MSTLDKSHQEAVETVRDLIKGIDTAMFTTISPEGLVSRPMKTQEVEFDGDLWFLTKKDTSKFDEILHDPRVNVVYADKSYVSIRGTARIVEDLEKKKEFWSAGYNTFLKTTYDDPNVILIQVHAEAAEYWKSGNLAEMATYMFKRITNQDTEKSDGNKTVELE; this is encoded by the coding sequence ATGTCAACGTTGGATAAAAGTCATCAGGAAGCTGTCGAGACGGTCAGAGACCTTATCAAAGGTATTGATACAGCGATGTTCACAACAATCTCACCCGAAGGCCTGGTATCCCGTCCCATGAAGACACAGGAGGTTGAGTTTGACGGAGACCTGTGGTTCCTGACGAAGAAGGACACCAGCAAGTTCGATGAGATCCTCCATGATCCGAGGGTTAATGTAGTGTACGCTGACAAATCCTATGTCTCCATTCGTGGAACCGCCAGGATTGTCGAGGATCTGGAGAAGAAGAAAGAATTCTGGAGTGCAGGCTATAACACGTTCCTGAAGACTACCTATGATGACCCGAACGTGATCCTGATTCAGGTTCATGCCGAAGCCGCTGAATATTGGAAGAGCGGTAATCTGGCGGAGATGGCGACTTATATGTTCAAACGAATCACCAATCAGGACACGGAGAAGTCGGATGGGAATAAGACCGTTGAATTAGAATAG
- a CDS encoding TetR/AcrR family transcriptional regulator, protein MAGVLPPNPNDPRVIRTRQLILDAFVRQLNIMDFNSITVGDITKAATINRTTFYAHFQDKYALFEAFLLDAFTNMVLHKVDAQGPLTEKTLQELIVALCNYHETSHRCFKRYDSVALLLEENIKLHLETLILQLITGSDTAPDSKPLATAATLLSWSLYGVTYRWNVEGRAESSSELAERVMPLITGGFPMFNPQIS, encoded by the coding sequence ATGGCTGGCGTACTTCCCCCCAATCCGAACGACCCGCGGGTGATCCGGACCCGTCAATTAATTCTGGACGCCTTCGTCCGGCAATTGAATATCATGGACTTCAACTCGATCACCGTCGGTGATATCACCAAGGCAGCGACGATTAACCGGACGACCTTTTATGCACATTTCCAGGATAAATATGCGCTGTTCGAAGCCTTTTTGTTAGATGCCTTTACAAATATGGTCCTCCATAAAGTCGATGCTCAAGGGCCGTTAACCGAGAAGACCCTACAGGAGCTTATCGTCGCATTATGTAATTATCATGAAACCAGCCACCGCTGTTTCAAAAGATATGATTCCGTAGCGCTCCTGCTTGAGGAGAATATCAAGCTGCATCTTGAGACCCTTATCCTGCAGCTGATTACCGGATCAGACACGGCTCCGGATTCGAAGCCGCTTGCCACTGCCGCCACCCTGCTAAGCTGGTCCTTATACGGCGTAACCTACCGCTGGAATGTGGAAGGCAGAGCAGAGTCTTCCTCCGAGCTGGCAGAGCGGGTGATGCCGCTGATCACGGGCGGATTTCCTATGTTCAATCCGCAAATTTCCTAA
- a CDS encoding NADH:flavin oxidoreductase: MTKQQEEIHTLESLFEPYTVQQLTIPNRIVMSPMARAFAPEGVPGEDMAAYYRRRAENGVGLIITVGMIDHPAASVDPGLPNLFGEAALDGWREVVRQVHEAGAMIFPQLSHMGMIRPAGSGPIPDAPSVGPSGLDMQGNKISEPMTEEEIAGVIQAYADAAVNAQQAGFDGIELSGGHGLLIDQFFWEQTNQRTDRYGGDFLKRTTFAAEVVAAVRAAVGPDYPIAIRLSQWKMADYTAKLVDTPEQLEQFLDVLVQAGVDIFHISTRRFWDPEFAGSELGLAGWVKKLTGKTTIAVGSVGMDNDPAEGEEADHQGMDELLKRLDNQEFDLVAVGRALLGDPAWARKIREGRAEEIQAFTPEAAAKLY, translated from the coding sequence ATGACTAAACAACAGGAGGAAATTCATACCCTGGAGTCCTTATTTGAACCGTACACGGTTCAACAATTAACTATACCGAACCGGATTGTAATGTCACCGATGGCGCGTGCTTTTGCACCGGAGGGTGTGCCGGGTGAAGATATGGCAGCCTATTACCGCCGCCGTGCCGAGAATGGGGTTGGGCTTATCATCACCGTTGGCATGATTGACCATCCTGCTGCAAGCGTTGATCCGGGACTTCCTAATCTCTTCGGTGAAGCCGCTCTGGACGGCTGGAGGGAAGTGGTCAGACAGGTTCATGAAGCAGGCGCGATGATTTTTCCGCAGTTGTCACATATGGGAATGATTCGTCCCGCAGGCTCCGGGCCAATCCCGGATGCCCCATCGGTCGGTCCATCGGGTCTAGACATGCAGGGGAACAAGATAAGCGAGCCGATGACAGAAGAAGAAATTGCCGGCGTCATTCAGGCCTATGCCGATGCAGCAGTGAATGCACAGCAGGCTGGCTTCGACGGGATAGAGCTTTCCGGCGGACACGGCTTATTGATTGACCAGTTCTTCTGGGAACAAACGAATCAGCGGACGGACCGCTATGGCGGCGATTTCCTGAAGCGCACCACCTTCGCAGCCGAAGTTGTCGCGGCCGTCCGCGCTGCAGTCGGCCCGGATTATCCTATTGCTATCCGGTTGTCGCAATGGAAAATGGCGGATTACACAGCGAAGCTGGTGGATACACCGGAGCAGCTGGAGCAATTCCTCGATGTGCTGGTACAGGCAGGTGTGGATATCTTCCACATCTCGACCCGCCGGTTCTGGGACCCGGAATTCGCGGGCTCGGAGCTGGGTCTCGCCGGATGGGTGAAGAAGCTCACCGGGAAGACAACGATTGCCGTTGGTTCCGTAGGCATGGACAATGATCCCGCTGAAGGAGAGGAAGCGGATCATCAGGGCATGGATGAGCTGCTCAAACGTCTGGACAACCAGGAGTTTGATCTGGTAGCGGTCGGACGCGCGCTGCTGGGTGATCCGGCATGGGCGAGGAAAATACGTGAGGGCAGGGCGGAGGAGATTCAAGCCTTTACTCCTGAGGCGGCGGCTAAATTGTATTGA